ACCTGGGCTGGAATCCCAGCTCCTTCACCATTTACTAGAGTTCAACCTTAATAAGCCTTTTAAACCCTGGCCTTCCCTAATGTCATCCTTTAAATGGGAGTAACCCTACTTAAGGGGTTTCTATGAGGATTAGGGACAATGCAAACAAAGCACCCAGGCTGTACTGGATGCTAAATAAATGGTGCTATTATTATGGTTAAGCCCTCGGTGTTACACAATAGCAGCTAGGTTGCCCAGGGCTCCCAAAGCCATATAATCAAACTGGCAAGAGATTGCTGAGTTCAGGGGACAATTGCTTTCTCTGTTGGGGGAATAGCAAATGTCAGAGTTCAATAACTGTTGATCTACCTCAAGGTGCCTGAGAGCCATACTCCATATAATGGTGTGTCTTGCTTTGATGGCCAATGAAACATGACTTTCGAATAGCACTTTGTTGGCTTTTCAGGAGGCTAGTGCAATTTCTTAAGATGGTTTAAATATCCGGAACCAACACattcaggggaaaaaacagtTCAATAATAACAAATATTCCTTCCTTACTGTTAGCTTCCTTGTTCCTTCTTTCTCCGGCTCAGGGAATACCAATTCAAGGACTAATAACTCTTCTGacactttttttgtttccttccaagaatatattttcatgtctGAATAAGTGCCAACGCCTTCCCTGAAAGAATGGGTGCATTCTGAATCACGTTCACCGATTTTCAGGTCAAAGTTTCCGAGCATCAGTGGAAGGCAGTGTGGCGTGATAAGACAAGTCGAGTCGAGGACTCAGGTCACCTGGGTCTGAATCTCCATCACCATTTCGGAATCACCATTTCACCATTGTGAAAGGAGTCGATGGTgctgccttagttttctcacttgtaaagGGCACTAAATCCGGTCCTGGGTGTGAACGAGCTTTGCCGCACGTGCATGCGATAAGGTCGCACGCACACGATCCAGAGGTACCGCAACCTGACCGCACCCAATAGCTCCGGCTGGGTCCCGCCAACTCCGGTCGCTCGCCTGCGGCGCCGTGCCGGGAACCGTAGGTTGCGCGCGCAGCACCTCCATAGCCTCCCAAACCCCGCGTCTCCGTTGCCAGGGGAACTGGGGGCTGTGCGCTTTCCGGCGCTGTCGCGACGAGTCGCAGCTGTCATGGCGGAGACAGTTTGGAGCACTGACACCGGGGAGGCTGTGTATCGCTCCCGGGACCCCGTGCGCAACTTGCGCCTCCGGTAGTCGCATCGTCCCAGAGCCCTGTGCTTTTATACTCTCAAATAATTCGAGCCTGAACCTCACTTGTTTGCTGAGTGCCCCCTTCCGCTTTCAATCCTGATCTCTGCCTTTCTGGTCTCCTCGCGTCTCCCTCACTACCCTCAACCCTCTCCACTCACAACTTCCAGACCTATCCAAGCCCTCTCAAGTCTCTGCCCTTCTCAGATTCCTCGGAGCTCTGTGTACCCAATACACTCTCTAATCGGCACTCTTTCCCTTAGGATCCCGGGCCGCGCTCGCGTGCACCCGGCACACCTTGGTAGCCCcgccctcttctttcttttgcttccccccccccccccccatctttgcTCTTTGTTCATCTCCAGGTTGTATGTCTTGTAATCAGTATTTCgggcttttcttttcctgacaGAGTCCACCTGCAAAGAATCACATCAAGCAACTTCCTCCGTTACCAGCCTGCTGCCCAGCCTGGGAAGGACCTCATAGACTTGGCCACTTTTAGGCCTCACCCAACTGCCAGTGGGTGTTTGGTGGTGATGCGACCCTTTGGGGATCTGGGGAAGGGCCTGGGGCGGTAGTAACCTTTTAAGACCTAGTAGACCCGGTTCTGTAGTCTAAGAAAAGGCATAGAGAGGTTGAGTTCCTTGCCCACGGTCACACGGCTGGTAAATGTTGAAGCAAGGATTTGATCCCAAGCAGTTTTAATTGCTCCATTATGTTGTGTATGGAAATTGAGTAAGACCTGATTCTTGCCATCAGGAGTTGATCCGAATTGTGgtcaaatgtagtaaaataacaaagattataCCTTAGATATGTTATGAATCTGCCTAGAAACCTAAATACTGCTTGTggcatttttttctaagagaaaatatGCCCCAAATTcctaatatatgtgtatattatatatacacacgcttttaaaaacaacttaaaaattttttttaatgtttatttatttttgagacagacagaatgcgagtgggttaggggcagagagagagggagacacagaatctgaagcaggctccaggctccaagctgtcagcacagaatctgatgcagggctcaaactcacgagctgtgacatcatgacctgagctgaagtcggaagctcaactgattgagccacccaggcgcccctaaaaataactttaagttttacatatatctataccacacacacatacacactatttaaaaataattcttaattggCATCTTCTTGAAAAGGGAACATATTAACATCAACTGGTGTCTTGCAGTTTACCTTATCTTGGAAGCCagaagagtgaggaagagaggacAGTGTGTTTGTGTTAAATCACTAATCTCTctgcttttgttgtttctgttcAGATATATTCTTGGGCAAGAGTGGGCTGGTGGGTTGTGAAGCATGTGTCTCTGAAAAAGGCATACTCAGCTAAGAGTGTATTCAATTTGGTTCTTTAAAtacctttcctcctctcttctggcACTTGGTCTCTTAAAGGTTATAGGGCTTGTGGTTCTAGATATATGGTTTCAGGAATAGTAAAGGTAAAAACACCAGGGTTCCTATCGAGCAAATGTAGACAGTTGGGATTGAGGAAGAGGTATTCAGCCCATATCTAAATTTGACTCCTGACACTGAATTAGATTAAGTAATTCCTGGGAGCCACGACTTCCTTTTATTCAAATTAAAGTAGTAATTAAAACTTCTTGGGTCCTAATCCTGGCTTCTACATATATCCACAGCCTCTCTAACCTTTGTTTAGAGTGAGTGCTTAATAAATCCCCAAACTCCAGCTGGTTTTGTGGCAAATATTAGAGCAGGGACTTTAGTAATAATCAATCACAGAGCAAGAAGTGGTGCTGATTTGACTCAGACGTTTGACTCACTCTGTGGTCTTTGGAGGTGGACACCgctcagaggaagaggaagaggaagaggtcgTGATTGGGTGGCAGGAGAAGCTCTTTAGCCAGGTGAGCCAGTGTCACTTACCTACCTCTACCTGGTCTGCCTCCACCTGGCTGGTAGCAGGGAAAGATTCTTGATACATAGTGTCTAATTTCCAGAAAGTTATAGCAGTTTATACATTCCCCTGATGTGTTTAAAGGGCAGTATAACATAGTGACCAACACTACCCTGTTTTATGATCCTGGGTAAGGCACTTTTCACCTCTGGGTGAAATCTGCCATCTGTAACAGCAAAGTTGGATTAGACCATCCCTCTGGTTCCTTTTAGATCTAACATTCTTGGATCCCCTGCCCTGCATTAATTCAGATAAATGGAAATTGGCTATGAAAACATGTCAAATAGCATTAACTCtataattaaatttctttttaatgtttatttagtttttgagggagagagacagagtgtgagtgggggaagggcagagagagcgggagacacaaaatctgaagcaggctccaggttctgagctgtcagcacagagcctgatgcagggcttgaacccacgatccatgagatcatgacctgagctcaagtcggtcgcttaaccaactgagccacccatgcgccccaagtAGCATTAACTGTACAGAACTGATTTGACTAAGCAGTTACAGGGACAAAAGTTTGACATATTCTCAGTACATCTCTATGTCCTTGTTACCTCAGTTTGAAGTAGATCTGTACCGAAATGAAGCGGCCTGTCAGAGCCCTTTGGATCATCAGTACCGTCAAGAGATCCTGAAGCTGGAGGCTTCGGGTGGCAGGAAGAACCGACGGATTTTTACCTACACTGACTCTGATAGATACACCAATGTGGAGGAGgtattgtttttttctggggTCCCAtggcttccttctccttttcctcccctagCTTCTGGTCTCACCGGGTTCTGTATGTTAAGCCGGAAGTCTGTTAAGGGGCAACAGACAGCCTATGTAGGAACTGCCTCGTGCTGCTGGCAGCCAAGCCGGACAGTGGGCACAGTTTTCGGGTGGTGTGGCTGCTCCTTCTCCACCTGCTAGAGGGCCCGGGGAAGCTGGTAGTGTGTCTAATGATAGGCTTGCAGACTACGGACCCGAGGGAAGCAGCCCCTGTGCTGGACTTCCTCCGTTCATCATGAGAGGACACAGGTGGGTGGAGTCCTGAACCATCTAGATAAAACTCATCAGGGGATGCAGCCACAACTCTGAGTCTGTGGGTTTGAAGAGGGATTCAGTACAACCGTCGGGAGCAGCTTAGTGCCTGTGCTCACGTACCCTTGTGGACTTGCTTTACGTGTTCGTCCCTGTAGGACATGTTCTTTCTTCCCGGGAAATGTTAAGCTCCCTGAGAGTGGAgcctgtattttctgatttttgtctATGACCTTGTAGCTCTGCAAGGAGCAGGtattaaatgaatgtttttgaaaGATTGGTGCTTATGTTAGGAAGGCTCTGGGTTGGTAGCATATAAaatttgggttttctattttagaaaagtaaatgaCATTACACTTAGTGCTGAATTACCCATGCAAAGGACTTTTCACGCGATACTTTGTATCCCATTTGGCATCTTCCAAGTACCTGGTAATGTCAACAGCTACCAGGCACACTCGCCCAACTTTTTGTTGGTGTGTACTCAGAGATTGCAGACTCCTTTTAATATTatcataaagaaactcatttctGAAGGATGATATGCTGCTAAAATCTTGGAGCAAACCAAGGCATGGTAGGAATCTTCTGTGCCATGTTTGTGCTACTGCTCTCCTCCACTGACACATACAGTTGTGAGGCGTGACTGTTAGATTCGGGTCCCAGATGAGGTTTCAGAAGGAAGGCTTGCCTTCAGTACCTGATCCCATGTGGCCCTGACCAGATGGATCACACAGGGCTGCTCTCTTCTCCTAGCACTGTCAGAAAATGACCACCGCAGCCCGGGAGGTGCCATCATTCTTGGTTGAGCGAATGGCAAATGTCAGGCGGCGACGGCAGGACAGGCGAGGGATGTGAGTGCAAATCAgtatgggggaaggggtgggggtggggggcctttGTAGTCCTTCCAGGCCAATATCCGGATACGTTCACCCACTCAAGCATCCCATTCTGCAGTAGGGCCCTCCCTGGGTGTGCTCCCCTAGATTCCTCCTTTAGGCTCCTTAGGAGGTGCTGGGGAAGTGACCCTTCCTGCGGTGTCTCCCAGGGAGGGCGGCATCCTCAAGTCGAGAATTGTCACCTGGGAACCATCAGAAGAATTTGTCAGGAACAACCATGTCATCAACACCCCTCTTCAGACAATGTACATCATGGCAGACCTGGGGCCCTATGGAAAGTGAGTGAAGCCTCTCACCCCCCAGCTCAgattctcctcctcttccctcgcTAACCATCACCTACCCGTTACAGTCATCCTGGGGTATGTGGGAGGGAGggactttttcctcttttacttctTAGTTGTACTCAGAAGAAGGTACTATGACGGTTCTCGCTATAGCCTCTGTCCTCTCGCCTGACGCGGGCTgactatgtcttcctctctctggaggTGGGACCAGTGGTCCTGAACCTGGGTGTTGATTTTCTGCTATCTAGGCTTGGCTATAAGAAGTATGAACATGTCCTCTGTACTCTGAAGGTGGACAGCAATGGTGTGATCACAGTAAAACCTGACTTCACCGGCCTCAAAGGACCCTACAggtgagggaaagaagaaagggagagtggaGACTGGCATTCCTTCCCTTGGCTTCACTTCTGGCCCCTAGTTGAGATTCTGAGAAGTCCTTCATCTTCTCTGATTTCCTTATTCCCAGGCAATGGTTCGTATTCTGTTTTCTGATAGACTCGTAGGATCGTGGGGACCCTGTTCTCAGAAAGTGTGCAGCTATACCAGTTTGAAAGGGATAACTTCGGTGGTGTAGTTAAGTGAAAATAATCCTCGGTGCCGCTACATGAAGGGACCGGCCTGAACAGGGCGAGGGGAGCTCAGCCACATCTCCTCCTCTGGGCTGGCTATTCCTGCCTCCATGTCTTACAATAACAGGACAATAAATTAGAAACGACCTAAACCTACCTGTCTGTTTTTTCGGGTGAGAGAACCGGGTGCCAGGGAAGTTGTGCTTTAGGGCTTCCCCGTGACTGTGAGGCAGAAAGGGGCCCCGGACCTATACTCTGTGTCCACTCTGATGCCCTTTCTGCTCTTccactgtgtttctctctcctgctcatcaTTTGGCCTTTTTCATCGTTGGTGAGAGTTGGTCTTTTTGTGGTTTGACCTGACAGGATTGAGACCGAGGGGGAGAAGCAGGAGCTGTGGAAGTATACTATTGACAACGTGTCTTCCCTCGCACAGCCGGAGGAAGAGGAGCGGGAGCAACGTGTGTTCAAGGATGTAAGAGCGAGTTTGTTCCGAGCACGGGGACGAGCCTTGGTGCGCGGGAGCTGAGCCCACGTCCGAGGTTGATGTGCGCAGTTGCAGTCTTTCTTACATGGGAAGCACTGCTGAGTGTCAGCCACAAGTTTTTGATAGCATAACATGATAACAATgactatttattttgagtgtttgCCAAGCTTTGCTAGGCCCCTCacatgctttatttcatttagacAATACTACAACCCTTTGAGGtgaatacttttattattacCGTTTTATAAATGAGGAGACTGAGATTGAAAAGCTAAGAAGTCTGCCCAAGGTCATGGGCTTGTAAGTGCAAAAGCCAGGATTTGGTCCCAGACCAGCAGACTCCAGAGCCTCTGTGCTTCACTTTAAAATGTCAGTGACAGTAGtgtttggggggcctgggtggctcagtcagttaagtgtctgattcttcattttggctcaggtcatgatctcgcggttgtgagatcgatccccacgtcgggcttcaTGTTGGATGTggcgcctgcttaagattctctctctccctctccctctccctctgccccttccccccgcccctgttcatgtgcacactctctctctctcatctctctctctcaaaaaatttaatttaatttaatttaaaagtcagTGGGTTGGATGCTTAGGCCTCCAGCTCTCTGAGGCATTTCCTGCCACAGCTTCTTTCCTCCCACCCATTCAGACCTGACCCATGGCCTGGCTGGGGCTGCATCTTTAGTTTTCATGTGGTTTGTTTCCTCAGCTCTACGGCCGCCACAAGGAATATCTCAGCAGCTTGGTGGGCACTGACTTTGAGATGGTGAGTAGCGTGGCTGCCCGCAGCACCACGAGCTGGGTTTGGCCAGGGCATTCGGACTGTGGCTGAGTAATAGCACGTTTCTTAAAGGACATATTCTTTATGCCAGAAGGAAGTCAGAGGATAGCATGTAGAGCACAGTTCTTGTTACGTGTTTTGAAATACAGCATATTGACAGAAccattaatgaaaaagaaaatgtcagggaAAAGGTTCTAAAAGGGCACACGTGCTATGGATTGctttctctggggtgggggttgggtggtGAGAGGGGTACGTCAGGAATGTTTATTTTGCATTCCCTAAACTTAGTAGTTTTACGTTTTTATCAGTGGTTAACACATGCAGGTGTTcctttataattgtttttaaaaataaatgtaaggatGAAAAATGTCTTCCTCATTCTTCATGTGGATATTTTTCCTAAGATGCCCcatggagagggaaggggaatcATTTCTGTTTGTCAAATACTTTAGCTCttaaacaaccaaaacaaaatagtTTATGTCAGTCATTCTGTGCTCctgttctttgtcttctttattcCGGGAGTTCCATTTCTACGTCAGGAAACAAGCACAGGATTACCCagcagtctccctctctccccgaaCCAATTCGTTATTTTTATATTGCATTAACAGTAGATGGGCAGTGTTAAAAAGTTAGATAAGAAAACACAACTAATTAAAAAAGTGAACTCCCTCCTTCCTTGACCAGGCGTCGAAAGGGAACAGGGGTGTCCAGCTGCGCCCCCCAACCCTGTATGGCGAAAGGTGGCAGTTGTTGCTTCCCTTGGCTATTCCTGTAAACTCTCCATACTTCATTGCCCTCCTCACCCTTTAAATTatgtgctttcttttctgttacaaattttagaaatgaaggaaaccGATCTGTGGAGTGGCAGGGTAGGGAGGAAGCGCAATAGTGACGCACCCAGATCTGGCGGCCAGTGTCAGGTCTTCCTGGGGTTCGTGGACGGGCTGGAGGAGAAGTGCTGACTCCCCCAGATGCCCTGATCTTTTCCCGCTTCTCTCCACCTTAGACTGCCCCAGGTGCCCTCCGGCTCTTTGTAAACGGAGAGGTAGGTAAGTGCCTTGCCAGACAGAGATCCCTTGATGCTTGGGCAGGGGCCCCGTAGAGCTGCGAAGTAGCTCCTGTGGCCGCAGCAGACGTGCCAGGTTGTCTGTACTACTTGGGAAACTCAGTCCTGAGTCTTTCCTGGAAACGCAGAGAGTTCCTGGCCCTCCAGGGACTTGCTTCCTGACGTGTGTAGGCCTTTCAGGACTGAGTTGGGTGCTAAGGGTGATAGGAGAATGAGCTGAaatcatttcttgttttcttagtttcaGCCCAAGGCTACGAGTATGACAATCTCTATGTGCACTTCTTTGTGGAATTGCCAACCACTAGTAAGTAATTTTCATAAGTCTCTTTTATACCCATTCTGACAATTTTCTAGAGGAATTCAGTCAGGCCTCCTTCCCaccttttttcaaagaaatagttaTTGTCTTTTTCAAAGTCATAGATCACTTCCAAGTTGTCAAATCCTGTGGTGACCTCTGTGCATTCACCCTACATGACCTCTCAGAAGCTCGTGGCCCAGCTTGCATTTCCTCACTGAAACTCCTTTAGGCTTCTGGCTCCacacttctctcttctttcttgtaGGTGGCTCGTCAGTCCCCTTGGTTGTTTGCTCATCTGTTGGTCTTAAAGCATTAGAGTGTCCATGGCTGGGCCTGGGCCTTCTGTTACTCTCTCTTTACAGCCTCTCTAGGTGGTCCCATCCATCCATGACTTGTAATGGCGTCTCAGACCCCCCAGATTTCTCTCTAGCCTTGGCCTTTCCCCCGAGCTCCAGGCTCATATCCAGCTACCTCTTTGTCATTTCTGCTTAGCATGACCCAGAGGGCTCTTGATTCTCCTTCCTGCATCAAACCTGCCTTCATGGTCTTCCCCCATCTTAGGGAAAGAGTCCCTTCCCTAAGGGACATGGCAATGTCATTTACTTAGTTGCTGGTGCCGAAAACCCAGGAGACACCCTGAATTCCTCACTTTCTCTAGCTCCTTGCAGCCTGTCATTCTACCAGCAGTTTCTGTCGGCTTTGTCTTCAAAAGATGTCCTGAACATCTGCTCTCTCGAGCACCCTAGACCAAGCCATCTGCATCTCTCATCCTCTGCCGTGGCCAATGCATTAACTTTCTTACTTACCCTGCTGCTTCCTTTACACCTCATTTGCCACAGGCGCCACAGCCAcatggctttgaaaatggaagctAGCTGTGTCTCTCTTCGGCTTTAAACCCCAACAGCTTCCCCTCCCACTTAGTGTAAGAACCAAGCTCCAGAGCCTGAATGAGCTGGCCCCTGCCTATCTCTCCCTCACAGAATTCCAGTCAGACTTTCTGTTCTTGAACATGCCAAGTTCATTTCCACCTTAGGGCCTACTGGGGATCATTTCCTCTGTCTGAAAACCTTTCTGTCTATCTTTGCACGAATGGTTCTTCCGAGTTTAGGTCTCAGCCAAAGTGTCACCTCTGAGAGGTCCTCCCTCACCATCCAGTCTAAAtgagtctgttttatttttagtagagCATCTGTCACTACCCAATAGCCTCTTGTTGGCTGGTTTGTTGTGTTTCCCCTGCCAACTGGAATGTCAGTTCCATGAGAGACAGGGATCTTTTCTCTCCCCAGTGATGGGTCATAGCACATAGgagacactcagtaaatgttaagtgAATGACTGAGTGTGTGAGTGAATGAACCGATAAAGgaactttgtctttttctcaacCACTTGCCTTCCTCCCAGGTCAACTGACTGTATATATGCCCCTTGGCTTTCAGATTGGTCAAGCCCTGCATTCCAGCAGCTCTCAGGAATAACACAGACCTGTGCCACCAAATCCCTGGGAATGGTATGGAAAACAAGAGGGGTATCTGGAGGGGAACAGGACTCCGAAGATTATCAGGACTGGGGAGGATTCAGAGTTGGCTCTGGCCCTTCTCTGTGGGCTCTGCAGGGCTGCCTGGTCCAagggctccctctctgtctttctgtggaTGGTAGCAGCCTGTATTTGGGCGTCCCCTTCCCTCTCAGCCTCTTATTTCCTATCTTGGGTGAGAGTTTTTCCCTTGTGAAGGTATGTCATCGGCCACAGAGAGAACAAGTTCCCGTTGAGGCCTAGCCTATCCCATGACACCgagtataaaataaaacttctcttttttAGGATAAGGTGGCTTACTTCTCCTACCCATTCACATTTGAGGCCTCCTTCCTCCATGAAGACGAATCTGCTGGTGAGTAGCTCAGTAGATCCTGGGCCTGGCATCTCCTCTGGTGGTACCCTCTCGTGGTGAAGGCCTCCTGTGACCTGCTGCTTCTCTCATGTCTCCCAGATGCTCTCCCAGAGTGGCCTGTGCTCTACTGTGAGGTCCTCTCACTGGACTTCTGGCAGAGGTATCGCGTGGAAGGCTACGGGGCTGTGGTGCTGCCCGCCACCCCAGGTGACCTCTTGTCCCTGCCCTCCACGTGGCCTCTGTGCCCCAGCTCCTAGGAGCGAGACTAACACTTCCAAAAGGTTCCGTCGCTTCCAGTGAGAAGTAGGGACGGTTAGGAATTAGACGCATTTAACTTGCAAGATTCCTTGCTCGTTTTGAGGAATTTCCCCCGCTCTGTTAGAGACAACTGAGTGAAATTGCAACTAACCGCAAAGTAGGGCAGCCTGAGCATCTGTGGCGTCCGCTCCGAGCTCCGCTGATTTGACTCGCGGCCTTGAGGGACCGGCTCAGGCAGGGTGGGCTCTCGGCACACATGTATTGGATGGatcagcattcatttttttttttttttttttttcaacgtttatttatttttgggacagagagagacagagcatgaacgggggaggggcagagagagagggagacacagaatcggaaacaggctccaggctccgagccatcagcccagagcctgacgcggggctcgaactcacgcaccgcgagatcgtgacctggctgaagtcggacgcttaaccgactgcgccacccaggcgcccctagcattcATTTTGAAGTAATAGCCACTGTCTTCTGTTGTCAGGCATCGCACTAAGCGCATCTTGTTTCATTCTGCCGACCTCTCTGCGAGTGTAGGTGCTATACCATTTCCGTTTTACCAGTGAGGAGAACGGAGATCATGGGGGTTAAGAAACTTGACCTGGGTATGCAAGTAACAACTGGCAGAGCTTTTAATTTCTAGCTGATTGATTTCCAAACAGGTGCCCCAAGCCCCCATGATAACCTTCACCAGAGGTCAGGTGTTTTCGTGGTTGGTAGGCCTGTGTCATTGCTGGGGGTCAGTGAGAGACCACATGCCCTTTCTGGCTGTGGCCCCATTGTCCTTTCTGCATAGGCTCTCACACCCTGACAGTCTCCACGTGGAGACCCATGGAACTTGGCACAGTGGCTGAGCTGAGGAGGTTTTTCATTGGCGGCTCTCTGGAACTGGAGGACCTCTCCTACGTGCGGATACCGGGAACCTTCAAGGTCACTTTTGTCTCTAGGCAGACTTCATGCTGGGAGCTTAGGTTCCTGTCTCTTCTGGAGAAGGTGGGATCAGGGTTAAGGCCCCTTAATTGCATCATTATTACTTAGTCCCTTCCTGCCTGTGGTTTAAGCTGGAGGTCATGGCCACATCTTGAACAGGTACAGAC
The sequence above is drawn from the Lynx canadensis isolate LIC74 chromosome E1, mLynCan4.pri.v2, whole genome shotgun sequence genome and encodes:
- the MKS1 gene encoding Meckel syndrome type 1 protein isoform X1; the protein is MAETVWSTDTGEAVYRSRDPVRNLRLRVHLQRITSSNFLRYQPAAQPGKDLIDLATFRPHPTASGHRSEEEEEEEVVIGWQEKLFSQFEVDLYRNEAACQSPLDHQYRQEILKLEASGGRKNRRIFTYTDSDRYTNVEEHCQKMTTAAREVPSFLVERMANVRRRRQDRRGMEGGILKSRIVTWEPSEEFVRNNHVINTPLQTMYIMADLGPYGKLGYKKYEHVLCTLKVDSNGVITVKPDFTGLKGPYRIETEGEKQELWKYTIDNVSSLAQPEEEEREQRVFKDLYGRHKEYLSSLVGTDFEMTAPGALRLFVNGEVVSAQGYEYDNLYVHFFVELPTTNWSSPAFQQLSGITQTCATKSLGMDKVAYFSYPFTFEASFLHEDESADALPEWPVLYCEVLSLDFWQRYRVEGYGAVVLPATPGSHTLTVSTWRPMELGTVAELRRFFIGGSLELEDLSYVRIPGTFKGERLSRFGFRTETTGSVTFRLHCLQQSRAFMESSFLRKRMQSVLDRLEGFSQQSSVHSVLEAFRRARRRMQEARESLPQDLVSPSGTMAS
- the MKS1 gene encoding Meckel syndrome type 1 protein isoform X2, encoding MWRREGGILKSRIVTWEPSEEFVRNNHVINTPLQTMYIMADLGPYGKLGYKKYEHVLCTLKVDSNGVITVKPDFTGLKGPYRIETEGEKQELWKYTIDNVSSLAQPEEEEREQRVFKDLYGRHKEYLSSLVGTDFEMTAPGALRLFVNGEVVSAQGYEYDNLYVHFFVELPTTNWSSPAFQQLSGITQTCATKSLGMDKVAYFSYPFTFEASFLHEDESADALPEWPVLYCEVLSLDFWQRYRVEGYGAVVLPATPGSHTLTVSTWRPMELGTVAELRRFFIGGSLELEDLSYVRIPGTFKGERLSRFGFRTETTGSVTFRLHCLQQSRAFMESSFLRKRMQSVLDRLEGFSQQSSVHSVLEAFRRARRRMQEARESLPQDLVSPSGTMAS